A DNA window from Rossellomorea marisflavi contains the following coding sequences:
- a CDS encoding DUF1992 domain-containing protein, with the protein MDFSTLMSEQRIRKAYEDGEFNELPGFGKPMDLNDDAGIPEELKMAHRMMKNAGYSTEEAGLKREMMRIEDLMRTCEDDTEAKALQKDLNEKVLKYNAMLSKKRVKTNSSVFKDYQRSIEDKLMG; encoded by the coding sequence ATGGATTTTTCAACGTTGATGTCAGAGCAGCGGATCAGGAAGGCCTATGAAGATGGAGAGTTCAATGAACTTCCGGGTTTCGGGAAACCGATGGATCTGAATGATGATGCCGGGATTCCCGAAGAGTTGAAGATGGCCCATCGGATGATGAAGAATGCCGGGTACTCAACGGAAGAGGCGGGACTGAAGCGGGAGATGATGAGGATCGAGGATCTGATGAGGACATGTGAAGATGATACAGAAGCCAAGGCGCTCCAGAAGGACCTGAATGAAAAGGTGCTCAAGTACAATGCCATGCTGTCGAAAAAGCGGGTGAAGACGAATTCATCTGTATTCAAGGACTACCAGCGCTCCATTGAAGATAAGCTGATGGGCTGA